The following is a genomic window from Chryseobacterium ginsenosidimutans.
TATTACTCATGAAATTCAAGCAGAGGCTTTAATTACTGATGGATTTGCAGAATCAAATATCAAGGAAGACATTCTGAAAATCTCTGTTGTAAACCGTTACAACAATGCGCCTGTGGCGACTGCATTTATTAAAAATTTCGGCTTAAAAAGTGGTGCAATTGCATCATGTGTTGCTCATGATTGTCATAATATCGTTGTCGTTGGAACTAATGATGAAGATATCTGCAAAGCTGTGAATGCGGTGATCAAAGCAAAAGGAGGAATTTCTTTAGCTACACAAACTGAAGAATTGGTTTTGGAATTACCTATTGCAGGAATCATGACCGATCTTCCTGCAGAAGAAGTTGCAGAATTATACATCAAACTAGACCGACGAGCGAAAGAATTGGGAAGTAAATTGAGAGCACCATATATGAGTTTGTCTTTTATGGCACTTTTGGTGATCCCGGAATTAAAACTGAGTGATAAAGGATTATTTAACGGTAAAAGTTTTGAGTTTACTGATGTTTTTATCAATTAAGCTAATCTCAGATAATATTTTTGTTATTATTTAATTCTGAAAAGAAATGACTTTCAGCAAAGCTGTCTTTTGCAGCATTGTAACCGATATTATAAATCTGTTCCAAACGGTCCTTTTTTCGTTCAAAAGTTCCGTAGCTCGACAAATCCTGAGAAGAAATAAACCAATCACAGTAATCGAATTTTATTTTTTCAATACGATATGAAAGCAAATCATAAGAACGGGAAACGATGGCTTTAATAGTCTTGAGGTCATTAATTTTGATATCATGTGGCGGAGATACAAAAACGCCGATCAACCGATCGCAATCGTCTCTTATAATATCTGCCGGGAAATTGTTGAGAACTCCCCCATCACAAAACATTTCTTCCCCTAAAATATAAGGAGTGGTAATTCCCGGGATCGAGCATGAAGCAATAACCGCATCAGTAACCAAGAAGTTTTCATCAAAAATCTTTTCCGTTCCGGAAACCAACTCAGTAGCCACAATTTTGAGTTCTTTATCTAAGTCCTTAATTTTCATATCCTTGAAAATAGGCTTCAGATAATTAGCAAAGATAACAGACGAAACCAAACCCGGTTGATTAAAAGCAAAATGCTTCCAGTTAAAGAAATAAACCGACTGAAAGAAATCCAGAATTTCTTCAGGTTTTTTGCCAATAGCGTAAAGACTTCCCACGATAGATCCGGCGCTACAGCAGGATAAAACATCTATATCAATATTTTGTTCACTTAAGAATTTTAAAACTCCTGCATGAGCAATACCTTTTGTTCCGCCTCCCGACAAAACCAGCCCTGTTTTTTCAAAGTTCATTGAATAAATTTAAGAAAACAAGGTGAGAAATTGCGGGTACTTTTTCTAAATGTGGTGATTTTAAATTATTTTAACATAAATAAATTTATTATTAAATTTAAAAATTCGCATGGAGTATCAATTTTGTTTTGTTTTGATTTGTCCATCCAATAAAGTCAATGACTTAATTTCTATGTTATTGCTTTTCTTGTTATTTTCAGGCATAAAAAAACCACAGAACTTGTGGCTTTGTATTTAATTGTATTTAATTTTAATTATTAATGTACTTTTCAAAAACTTTTGAAAAATCTTTTTGCGTATATTTATCAAAACTTGTTGTATTCCAAGCGAAAATATATTCATTGATCGTTCTCAATTCCTGACTTTTCGAAACGCTTTCCTGCTTTCCGGCTGCTACAGTTGTTATCGCTTTCTGCAAACTGTCATTTGAAAAATTCAACAGTGAATGATTATGGTGAACCACCTGCTGAATCGCCAAAAGTGCTTTGTACAGATCTTTCAACTGATCAATCTGACCTTTAGCAACGCTGATCAT
Proteins encoded in this region:
- a CDS encoding patatin-like phospholipase family protein; this translates as MNFEKTGLVLSGGGTKGIAHAGVLKFLSEQNIDIDVLSCCSAGSIVGSLYAIGKKPEEILDFFQSVYFFNWKHFAFNQPGLVSSVIFANYLKPIFKDMKIKDLDKELKIVATELVSGTEKIFDENFLVTDAVIASCSIPGITTPYILGEEMFCDGGVLNNFPADIIRDDCDRLIGVFVSPPHDIKINDLKTIKAIVSRSYDLLSYRIEKIKFDYCDWFISSQDLSSYGTFERKKDRLEQIYNIGYNAAKDSFAESHFFSELNNNKNII